In Prosthecobacter vanneervenii, the genomic stretch CGAGTTCCTCCGCATCTGCATAGAGATGCTGGAAAGCCTCCTGAGCTGCAACCAGAGACGCAGCCGCTGACTCACCACGCACCAGACCGCGAACGACCAGTCCGTAAAAGACACAGGCCATCTTGGAACGTGCATGCCCGTGAGTGATGGCTGAGGCTTGCTCAATGCGACTGACGAAAATTTCGTCAGGGAGACACAGACTGGCCAGCACCACTGGCAGGATGCGCATGAGCGAGCCGTTGCCATTGTCGTAGAGTCCGCTGCCTCCGGCTTGCACTGCTGGGATGTCATGACGGATACGGAGAAGCGCCTGACGGGTGGCAATGCCAATGTCAAAGACCAACCCGCGCGCCGCCCAGTGCCCGAGCTCAAACCATTGAAGGAAGCGCTCGCCCATGTCCTGCGGATTGAAGCCGTCTTTTTCCACCAGGCTTTCAGCCGCACAGAGCAGCAGAGAGCCGTCATCGCTCCAGGTTCCAGGCAGTTGGCCGTGCGCACCACCGCCGCGCATGCCCATGACAGGATCTTTCTGCCGCGCCTCACGCGGGGCAAATTCTACGGGGACGCCCAGGGCGTCTCCGACCAGCGAGCCGTAGAGGCCGCCGAGTATGTGTTTTTCCTTGTTCATAGGTCGATGCCCACCGCAAGTGCGGCAGAGGTGGAGTGAGGACGATAAATTTCTTCGCAGGGCGTTTGCAGTGCTTGGAAGCCATTCTTGAGATTCTCCCGCTGCTCGATGACCAAGGGAGTGATGTCTTCAATGCTGATCAGCTCGCTTTGACCGTATCGGTGCAGTGTATCTCCACGCAGCCCCAGCTGGACAGCGCGCCGTTCAAGACAAGCACCCTGGGGGTCGTGGTCCGGATCCCATTGAAGACGAACATCCGATTGCGAGACTGCCTCCTGCCACTTTTCGTGAGCGTCAAAGCGACTGGCGGCGAAAGATGATGCCACTGAAGCTTCGAGGATTTCGTCGAAAAAGGTACGTTTCACGCGCACCGCCAGAATATGCTCCTGGCCCTCCTTCGATGCCCAACCCGAACGAAACATCATCCAAAGAAAATTGGGTTTGATCCAACTCATACGCGAAAAGCTGAACTCGCCACCAAAGCGCTGATGCTCGACAGCGAAGCGAGCGATGGCCGGACGATAAGCCTGATAGACCACGATCGAATCGTCATCGAACTGCGCCATGATGTGGCGACCTGATTGCGGCCATGCCTGAGCCTGCCCGGCATAGGATGTGATTTTCAAACTTGTTTTCATTGTGTTGTCCCTTGAAGCCTTTCCCGCACTTCCATGAGGGCAAACCCCAGGAGGTTCAGGCCTTTCCAAAACTGAGGCTTTTCTGCATTGTCATCCGTGGCCAACATCCCGATGCCCCAAATGCGATCATATGGGCTGGCTTCGACGAGAACTCGATCACCAGTCTGAAGCAGAAAAATTTTCAGCTCCTCATGTTGGGCGAATTTCGCTCCGTTACCGCGCACGACAATATCCCACCGATGCTGCAACCACGTTCGGTCATCGAAATTGGCCACCTGCCGCCCAAGCTTCTTGGCTATGGCCGGACTCTTGGCGGCGACGATTTTTGAGAGTGTGGCGTCATCATGGAAAAGCCGCGCCTTTTCTGCCATCATGTAGTGCTCGGCAGTAGCGTAACGTATACCGTCGACATCGAATGGATGCCCGGCCCACCACTGGCTGAAGCACGACTTCGTCACAGACCCGTCTTTCGATGGAGTATGTCCCCAGAAAAAAGCCCACTTGGGACGCCATCCCTTCTGCATTGCCTGGCTGAGTTCGGTCTGTGTCCGCGGTAATGTCGTTTTCATATCTCGAAAAGGAATCCCTTCTTCTTGAGCTTCTCGTACCGCACGGGATCGAAGCGGAAGAGCTGGGCGGGGCGGTGGGTGCCTTCGCGGTGGGTTTCTTTGAGGGGGACGAGGAGGTCGTGGCTGAGGACTTTTTTGCGGAAGTTGCGCTTGTCGAGCGGGGTGCCGAGGACGCTCTCGTAGAGGCGCTGGAGCTGGGTGAGGGTGAACTTGGGGGGGAGGAGCTCGAAGCCGACGGGCTCGTAGCGGAGCTTTCCACGGAGGCGCGCGAGGGCGGTGGCGAAGATCTCGGCGTGGTCAAAGGCGAGCGGGGGGAGGTCTGAGACGGGGAACCAGCGGGCCTCGGCGGCGTCCGTGGAGGCGGCGGTGGTGTGATCGGCGGGTTTGGTCAGGGCGTAGTAGGCGACGCTGACGACGCGCTCGCGCGGGTCGCGGTCCACGGTGCCAAAGGTGTAGAGCTGCTCGAGGAAGACGGTGGAGAGATTGGTCTCCTCCTCCAGCTCGCGGCGGGCGGCTTCGTCGAGGGTTTCCTCCACGCGGACGAAGCCGCCGGGGAGAGCCCAGTGGTCTTTGAAGGGGGCGAGGCCGCGGCGGATGAGGAGGACCTGCAGGGCGGCCTGTGTGCTGTCGAAGCCGAAGACGACGCAGTCCACGGTGAGCGCGGCGCGCGGGTATTCATAAGTGTGTTTCACACACGAAGTAATGTGTGTTTTTTACACGAAGTCAAGGATGGGATTTTTGGAAGGGAGGAAGTTGTCCGGTTGGCTGCGACTGGGTGTGGGCGGTTTGGGGCGTGGTGAGGGGCGGGGCCGTTCGGTTCTCAGTTGCGGCGCAACTGAGCTACTTTGCTGGCGCGTGTTGAGCGGCCTGGGAGGAGGAGGAAGGTGAGAGAAAGAGGATGCTGTGGATGATGCGGCGCTTTGGAGAGGGCGGGGCGGATGGGTCGAGGACGAGTTCGAGTAGGAGGACGAGGACGAGACGAGGCCGCGAGGGAGGAGGAGTATGAGTAGGAGGAAGAGGAGGATTGGGGGGCTGCGCCCCCCAGGGCTTACCCGGTCCTTGCATCCATGCCGGGAGGGGGTAGTATCGCGGCCCCCTTGAACCAACCCCATCGTTAGAACCGTTAGAATATCATGAGCACCCTGAAGAATGTCGCCATCGTCGGAGCCACAGGCGCTGTGGGCGCGGAGATGATCCGCTGCCTGGAAGAGCGCAAGTTTCCCGTGGGCCAGCTGACCCTCCTCGCCTCCGCACGTAGCGCCGGGAAGAAGCTGAAGTTCAAAGGTGAAGACATCACCATCCAGGAGCTGACGCCGGATTCCTTCAAGGGCATCGACATCGCGCTGTTCAGCGCGGGTGGCGGCATTTCGCGCGATTTTGCCCCGCATGCGGTGAAGGCCGGTGCGGTGGTGGTGGACAATTCCTCCTTCTTCCGCCAGGACCCGAACGTGCCGCTGGTGGTGCCGGAGATCAATGCTGCCGATGTGAAGAACCACAAGGGCATCATCGCGAATCCGAACTGCACCACGGCGATCTCCCTGATGGCGCTGTATCCGCTGCACCAGGCCTTTGGTGTGAAGCGCATTTTTGCCTCCAGCTACCAGGCAGTGTCCGGCACGGGCGCGCAGGCGATTGAGGAACTGGCGAACCAGTCCCGCGAGTGGGCGAGTGAAAACCGCGCCTGGGATGCGGCAAAGCTGGACAGCAAGCCGCATGTGTACCCGCACCAGATCGCCTTCAACGCGATCCCGCACGTGGATTCATTCCTCGACTCCGGCTACACCAAGGAGGAGATGAAGATGGAGAACGAGGGCCGCAAAATCATGCACCACGACAAATTCCGTGCGTCTGTGACCTGCGTGCGCATTCCCGTCTTCCGCGCGCACAGCATCGCCATCAGCGCCGAATTTGAGAAGCCGGTGACCGTGGCCGCAGCACGTGAAGTCCTGAGCAAGGCCCCTGGCCTGGACGTGCTGGATGATCCGGCTGCCAAGCAGTACCCGCTGGCGCTGGACATCGCCGGTCGTGACAACTGCGCCGTGGGCCGCCTGCGCCTGGACTGCGCGCTGGACAACGGCCTGTGCTTCTGGGTGGTGGGTGACCAGCTCCTGAAAGGCGCGGCGCTGAATGCAGTGCAGATTGCCGAGTGCCTGCTGTGATGAGCAGCCTGCTCCTTTGAGTCAAGGGGCAGAGAAAACAGCCATTTGATGACCGGGGCGGACCCAAAGTCCGCCCCGGTTCTTTTATGGATTTTATAAATTTTAGGTGACCGGATAAATCGCGAGGGTAAATTTTCAGCCTCTTGCATGGTCCAACGCCGCTCCACAATCCTCTTCATCATCCTGGTGGTACTGCCACTGGCGCTGCTGGCGTGGCTGGGCACCTACCTCATCCGGGATGCTGAAAAGCGCACGGATGCCTCCATGCAAGCCATTCTGGCCGAGCGACTTAGCTCAGCAGACAAGCACCTTCTGCACGACATGCGGCAGCTGACAGACCGGCTGGATGAGTGGGGAGCGCAGAGCACCGGCACTGCAACCCTGATGTCCAAGCGGCTGGCCGAGCACCCCTGGATGGCGCAGACGTGGTCGGTCCCGGCTTCTGGGACAAAAGATGCGATCGAGTCATTTGCTGGAAAAGCCGGCTACGAGCCAGGCTCCATTTTCCGCCCTGAGGAACGGGTGCGGGCCATCCAGGATTCGACCCAAAACCCCGACAGCATGCCGCAGCTCATAGCAGTGCTGGAGGGTGGCGGGCCGCCCTTTCAGCGGGCGTATGCTCCTGAGCAGCTCTCCAGCAAGCGCAAGCGCTACTCTGAGTGGATGACGTACATCAAAATGCACGGCTACCATATTGATGACCGGCCACAGCCTTCTGAGGCGCCGATGAGCTGGAGCGGCTGGCATGTGGGAGACTGTGTCTTTATGTACTGGCACCGCTTTGCAGACGGGAGCCTGAGCTGTGCGCTGGTCAATCCGCAGATGCTCATGAATGCCCTGTTTCAGCGTCTGCCTCAGCCAGGGCTGGCGATCCCTCCAGGCAGGATGATGCTGACCACGGTGAAGGGCATACCCCTGCATGAATGGGGCAAAAGACTGGCCGGCTCCGAGGGCCCGCCTGCGGCGCACCGTGCCTGCTCTGAGCCGCTATCCCAGTGGGAGATGTCTTACACACCGGCGAATGAGGAGTTTCCAAAACCCTACCTCTTTCCCATCCTGCTCGGGGTCAGCTCAGGCATTGTGCTCGTGTTTGTGGTGGGGTGGCTGTATTTCCACGAAAGCGCACGCGAAATCCGTGTGGCGCAGCAGCGCGTGACTTTCGTGAACCAGATCTCGCATGAACTGAAGACGCCGCTGACGAACATCCGCCTCTACGCCGAGATGGCTGCGCACCGCGCGGAGTCGCAGGGAGACAGCATCGCGAAGCGCCAGCTGGGTGTGGTGGAGGCGGAGACATCGCGCCTGGACCGCCTGATCCAGAACGTGCTGAACTACGCCCGCCAGCAGCGCGACAAGCTGACGATCCAGCCCAAACAGGTGGCGCTGGATGAGAACGTCTCGCGTATTGTGGAATTCTGGAAGCCGCTGCTGGAGAACAAGGGCTTTGAAATCGTCACATGCCTGAACGGGCCCGGAGCGATCATGGCCGATCCGGATGCCATCGAGCAGGTCCTCGGCAATCTGATCTCAAACGTGGAAAAATACGCCAACTCCGGGAAGTGGATCGCCATACGTACGGAGCATGACGAGCGGAATACGCGCGTGATTGTGGAAGACCACGGCCCGGGGATCCCGGCGGGCAAGCGGCGCTCGGTTTTTGAGCCCTTTGAGCGCCTGCGCTCGGACCTGGCCGAGGGGGTCAGCGGCACAGGCATAGGATTGACCATCTCGCGCGAACTGGCACAATTGCACGGCGGCTCCCTCACCGTGTGCCCCAACTACCGCGAAGGCGCACGATTCATACTCACCCTACCCAACAAGCCATGACCAAGATACTCATCGCCGAAGATGACGACCATACGCGGGATGCCCTGCGCGAGGTGCTCACCATGGAGGGCTACGAAGTGATCCCCGCCAGCGACGGACTGCAGGCGGTGGATTTTTTCCGTGCTGAAAACCCCGATTTCGTCTGCCTGGATGTGATGATGCCCGGCCTGAATGGCTACGAGGTCTGCAAGCAGATCCGCCGCCAGGATGAGAAGGTGCCCATCCTCTTTCTGACGGCGAAGGCGGAGGAGATCGACACGGTACTGGGACTGGAACTGGGTGCAGACGACTACATGACCAAGCCCTTTGGGGTGAAGGAGATCATCGCGCGCATCCGTGCCATCCTACGGCGCACCGCCTCCCGTGGCGGCGGCAGGGGCGATGATGATTTCATGATGGATGACCTGCGCGTGGTGCCGACAGAGCTGCGTGCCTACCGAGACAAGGTGGAGATAGCCCTGAGCCCGCGCGATGTGAAGGTGCTGCGTCTGCTCTACGAGCGCCGTGGCAAGGTGATCGACCGCAACACCCTGGCCGACGAGGTCTGGGGCGTGGATTATTTTCCAGAAAGCCGCGCGCTGGACCAGCACATCTCGCAGCTGCGCAAGCGCATCGAAAAAGACCCGGCACAGCCGCGCATCATCCGCACGGTGCACGGAGCAGGATATCGGTTTGAATGAGGAGGGACGCATTGTGCGTAGAATGACGCTCGCCTCTGTCATTCTGCCGCCCATAATCGTCCTTTATCCTCATGCTCACTTTCGACGCCCACCTCGACCTCAGCCTCAATGCCCTAGGCGGATTCAATCGCGACCTGCGCCTGCCGGTGCATGAGATTCGTCGGCGTGAGGCTGGCATGACGGGGAAAGGGCGTGCCGGTGGCACCACAGCGTTTCCCGACATGCGGCGTGGCAAGGTGGGGCTCTGCGTGGCCACGCAACTGGCAGGGTGCATGCCGGGCCCCTCCCCCATCGCGGGATGGATGTCTCCGGAGCAAGCCTGGGCGGAGACGCAGGGCCAGCTCTCCTGGTACCGCGCCATGGAGGAGGCGGGGGAGATGAGGCAGATCACCACGGTGCGACAGCTGGATGAAATGGTGGCGCTGTGGAATGACAGCTCCATCCCCGATGACAAGAAGGCCATTGGCTACATCCTCAGCCTGGAAGGTGCTGACTCGATCCGAACGGTAGGCCATCTGGAAAAAGCGTGGGAGCAAGGCCTGCGTGCGATGGGGCCTGCGCATTATGGTGTGTGCCGTTATGCCCTGGGGCATGATCAGGTGGGCCCCCTGCCCGCTGGTGGCAAGGAGCTGATCCAGGAAATGGACCGCCTGGGCATGATCCTGGATGTGACACACCTGAGCGATGACTGCTTTTGGCAGGCGCTGGAGATCCACCAAGGCACCGTGTGGGCCAGCCATAGCAACTGCCGTGCGCTGGTGCCTGATCCACGCCAGTTTTCTGATGAGCAGCTCAAGGCACTGATCGAGCGCGGCGGGGTGGTGGGCGCGGCGCTGGATGCGTGGATGATGGTTCCTGGATGGATCCGCGGCAAGACCACTCCGAAGGAGATGGGTCTGAAGCTGGAAGTGATCTGCGACCACATCGACCATGTGTGCCAGCTGGCGGGCAATGCTTTGCACAGCGGCATCGGCACGGATCTGGACGGAGGCTACGGCATCGAGCAAACGCCAGAAGATCTGGACACCATTGCTGATCTGGCGCGCATCCCGGACATGCTGAGGAAGCGTGGGTACAAGGAGGAAGACATCGCCAACATCATGCACGGCAACTACCTGCGGCTGCTGCGTGGAGCCCTGGCGGAGTGATGCCACGAGTCAGACTCAATCGCAGCGGATTTTCTTCACACCGGCCTTAAGCTCTTCGACCGTGAACTTCACGGGCAGGAACTGCTCGATCAGCGCCATGTTCGTCCGCGTGTGGTCAGTAATCGACAGCGTGTGAAACACGCCGCCGCCAGCCAGCGCCATGGGCAGCAGCAGCTGATCCGCCAGATGTACGCCCACAGGTGCGGGTGAAGCCAGGTAAGAACGCAGGCCCTTCGCTGCTCCTGTGGCGACAGCTTCTGCCGACCGGCCCTGCTGGGCGATGCCTGTGCTGATCTCGCAAACGTTTTCAAAGCGTGCGCCAAGCAGGATGGCATTGCCAGGGCCGGTGCTGTCATTGGCATAGCGCAGATCGATCTGCCCCACCGGCCACTCCAGCAGTTGGGTGGCGGTGGCGATTTCGCGCTCAGCGATGTCCCGATGCAGGTGGGCATGCAGCACGCGGCCAAATGATTCATGCAGCGCACCGCGTTCGGTGAGCTTGAGCTTCTTCCATTTTTTGATGGGATGGATTTCTGCGGTGAGCACGCCGCCGCCTGCCTGCATGAAGCCATTGCGCTCCAGCGTGGCGGAGGCCTTCACACCCATGCTCTGGATCACCGGCAGGTAGCAGTGCTCGATGAAGTCAAAGGGCGGAGCCATGGGATTGTGCGTACCGCCTTCGATGCGAAGCGTGCTGGCCTTTTCCGCATGCAGCAGTGCTGGAAGCAGGGTCTGCAAAACTAGCGTGGTGCTGCCGCCGGAGCCGATGGCAAAGGAGTAATACCCACCCGAGACTTTGCCGGGGCGGAACACAAGCTCCACCGAGCCGAGCTCTGCGCCATCGACGCAAGCATCACAGACTTCTGCGGCGGCCTTAACGCAGGTGAGGTGCTGGCGCATGAGGCCCGGCTTGGGCCGCTTGCCACGAATGTTGGTCATCCGAAACGGAAGGCCGGTGATCATCGCCAGAGAGAGTG encodes the following:
- a CDS encoding sensor histidine kinase, producing the protein MVQRRSTILFIILVVLPLALLAWLGTYLIRDAEKRTDASMQAILAERLSSADKHLLHDMRQLTDRLDEWGAQSTGTATLMSKRLAEHPWMAQTWSVPASGTKDAIESFAGKAGYEPGSIFRPEERVRAIQDSTQNPDSMPQLIAVLEGGGPPFQRAYAPEQLSSKRKRYSEWMTYIKMHGYHIDDRPQPSEAPMSWSGWHVGDCVFMYWHRFADGSLSCALVNPQMLMNALFQRLPQPGLAIPPGRMMLTTVKGIPLHEWGKRLAGSEGPPAAHRACSEPLSQWEMSYTPANEEFPKPYLFPILLGVSSGIVLVFVVGWLYFHESAREIRVAQQRVTFVNQISHELKTPLTNIRLYAEMAAHRAESQGDSIAKRQLGVVEAETSRLDRLIQNVLNYARQQRDKLTIQPKQVALDENVSRIVEFWKPLLENKGFEIVTCLNGPGAIMADPDAIEQVLGNLISNVEKYANSGKWIAIRTEHDERNTRVIVEDHGPGIPAGKRRSVFEPFERLRSDLAEGVSGTGIGLTISRELAQLHGGSLTVCPNYREGARFILTLPNKP
- a CDS encoding aspartate-semialdehyde dehydrogenase; translated protein: MSTLKNVAIVGATGAVGAEMIRCLEERKFPVGQLTLLASARSAGKKLKFKGEDITIQELTPDSFKGIDIALFSAGGGISRDFAPHAVKAGAVVVDNSSFFRQDPNVPLVVPEINAADVKNHKGIIANPNCTTAISLMALYPLHQAFGVKRIFASSYQAVSGTGAQAIEELANQSREWASENRAWDAAKLDSKPHVYPHQIAFNAIPHVDSFLDSGYTKEEMKMENEGRKIMHHDKFRASVTCVRIPVFRAHSIAISAEFEKPVTVAAAREVLSKAPGLDVLDDPAAKQYPLALDIAGRDNCAVGRLRLDCALDNGLCFWVVGDQLLKGAALNAVQIAECLL
- a CDS encoding dipeptidase — its product is MLTFDAHLDLSLNALGGFNRDLRLPVHEIRRREAGMTGKGRAGGTTAFPDMRRGKVGLCVATQLAGCMPGPSPIAGWMSPEQAWAETQGQLSWYRAMEEAGEMRQITTVRQLDEMVALWNDSSIPDDKKAIGYILSLEGADSIRTVGHLEKAWEQGLRAMGPAHYGVCRYALGHDQVGPLPAGGKELIQEMDRLGMILDVTHLSDDCFWQALEIHQGTVWASHSNCRALVPDPRQFSDEQLKALIERGGVVGAALDAWMMVPGWIRGKTTPKEMGLKLEVICDHIDHVCQLAGNALHSGIGTDLDGGYGIEQTPEDLDTIADLARIPDMLRKRGYKEEDIANIMHGNYLRLLRGALAE
- a CDS encoding ADP-ribosylglycohydrolase family protein, encoding MNKEKHILGGLYGSLVGDALGVPVEFAPREARQKDPVMGMRGGGAHGQLPGTWSDDGSLLLCAAESLVEKDGFNPQDMGERFLQWFELGHWAARGLVFDIGIATRQALLRIRHDIPAVQAGGSGLYDNGNGSLMRILPVVLASLCLPDEIFVSRIEQASAITHGHARSKMACVFYGLVVRGLVRGESAAASLVAAQEAFQHLYADAEELGTFRTLLRKDLASEPELHIHSGGYVMETLTASLWCLLTTNNFSDCALKAVNLGDDTDTTGCVAGGLAGIAYGFDAIPAEWRLALPRQQELRELITKFEQKFSTL
- the rtcA gene encoding RNA 3'-terminal phosphate cyclase is translated as MKSTPILQISGDSGGGQLLRSALSLAMITGLPFRMTNIRGKRPKPGLMRQHLTCVKAAAEVCDACVDGAELGSVELVFRPGKVSGGYYSFAIGSGGSTTLVLQTLLPALLHAEKASTLRIEGGTHNPMAPPFDFIEHCYLPVIQSMGVKASATLERNGFMQAGGGVLTAEIHPIKKWKKLKLTERGALHESFGRVLHAHLHRDIAEREIATATQLLEWPVGQIDLRYANDSTGPGNAILLGARFENVCEISTGIAQQGRSAEAVATGAAKGLRSYLASPAPVGVHLADQLLLPMALAGGGVFHTLSITDHTRTNMALIEQFLPVKFTVEELKAGVKKIRCD
- a CDS encoding response regulator transcription factor, with amino-acid sequence MTKILIAEDDDHTRDALREVLTMEGYEVIPASDGLQAVDFFRAENPDFVCLDVMMPGLNGYEVCKQIRRQDEKVPILFLTAKAEEIDTVLGLELGADDYMTKPFGVKEIIARIRAILRRTASRGGGRGDDDFMMDDLRVVPTELRAYRDKVEIALSPRDVKVLRLLYERRGKVIDRNTLADEVWGVDYFPESRALDQHISQLRKRIEKDPAQPRIIRTVHGAGYRFE
- a CDS encoding DUF4291 domain-containing protein, with the translated sequence MKITSYAGQAQAWPQSGRHIMAQFDDDSIVVYQAYRPAIARFAVEHQRFGGEFSFSRMSWIKPNFLWMMFRSGWASKEGQEHILAVRVKRTFFDEILEASVASSFAASRFDAHEKWQEAVSQSDVRLQWDPDHDPQGACLERRAVQLGLRGDTLHRYGQSELISIEDITPLVIEQRENLKNGFQALQTPCEEIYRPHSTSAALAVGIDL
- a CDS encoding NADAR family protein produces the protein MKTTLPRTQTELSQAMQKGWRPKWAFFWGHTPSKDGSVTKSCFSQWWAGHPFDVDGIRYATAEHYMMAEKARLFHDDATLSKIVAAKSPAIAKKLGRQVANFDDRTWLQHRWDIVVRGNGAKFAQHEELKIFLLQTGDRVLVEASPYDRIWGIGMLATDDNAEKPQFWKGLNLLGFALMEVRERLQGTTQ
- a CDS encoding NrtR DNA-binding winged helix domain-containing protein, whose product is MKHTYEYPRAALTVDCVVFGFDSTQAALQVLLIRRGLAPFKDHWALPGGFVRVEETLDEAARRELEEETNLSTVFLEQLYTFGTVDRDPRERVVSVAYYALTKPADHTTAASTDAAEARWFPVSDLPPLAFDHAEIFATALARLRGKLRYEPVGFELLPPKFTLTQLQRLYESVLGTPLDKRNFRKKVLSHDLLVPLKETHREGTHRPAQLFRFDPVRYEKLKKKGFLFEI